The Urbifossiella limnaea nucleotide sequence GTGGCTGGAGCGGACGTACGACTTCGTGCCCCGCGTTGGCCTCGACACGATCAAGCGGGTGATCCTGGAGAACGCGACGGGTCTGTGGGAGTACTTCGACCGCGAGGTCGAGGCGACCATCGCCGCGTACCGCGACCCGTGGCTGGAGCGCGAGCGGCCGGTGTACGCGGGCCAGTTCGAAGACGCGAAGACGGTGGCGCTGCCGATGCTGTCGTGACCCGCTCGCCCTGGCGAGCGGCCCGCGTCAGCGGGCTGTTCCCTTGGGTTTCAGTGGCGCAAGAGAACAGCCCGCTGACGCGGGCCGCTCGCCAGGAGTTCTGATGCAAACCCTCGCGCTGAAGTCCCCGGGCCGCAATGCCCGCGCCGCCCGTGTCCGCCTGTGCGACCTCGACGAACTGCCCGTCGGCCTCGGCCGCGCGTTCGTCGTCGCGGGGCGCACCGTCGCCGTGTTCCGCACCCGCGACGGCAACGTCTTCGCCACCGCCAACGCCTGCCCGCACAAGGCCGGCCCCCTCGCCGACGGGATGCTCGTCGGGCACCAGGTCGTTTGCCCGATGCACGCCTTCCGGTTCACCGCGGACTCGGGCGAGTGCGACCAGCCGAACGTCTGCGCCGTGACGACGTACCTGGTCGAGGTCGAAGGCACCGCCGTGTTCCTCACCCTCCCGGCGGCGTGACCCGATGACCGCCCTGCCCCTCGCCCCGCCGCTGTCGATCCGCACGCACTGCCCGTACTGCGCGTACCAGTGCGGGATGCTGGTCGGCGACGGCAGCTCGGACGCGCCCGCCGGCGTGCAGGGCGACCCGCACTTCCCCGTGAACAACGGCCAGCTTTGCATCAAAGGCTGGACCGCGACGACGCTGTTGCGCCACCCCGAGCGCGTGACGACGCCGCTGGTGAAGCACCGCGGCGAATTGCGGAGCGCGAGCTGGGACGCGGCGCTGGACGATGTCGCGGACGCCATCCGCCGCACGAAGGCCGAGTACGGCGCCGACGCGGTCGGCTTCTTCGGCTCCGGGGCGCTGACGAACGAGACGGCGTACCTACTCGGCAAGTTCGCCCGTGTCGCCGTGGGCACCGCGAACATCGACTACAACGGCCGCTACTGCATGTCGAGCGCCGCGGCCGGCGGCAACCGGGCGTTCGGCATCGACCGCGGTCTCCCCTTTCCGATCGACGACCTGGAACGGGCCGACGTGATCCTGTTGGTTGGGGCGAACCCGGCCGACACGCTGCCGCCCATCACGCAGTGGTTCGAGCGGCAGAAGAAGGCCGGCGGCCGCCTCGCGGTGATAGACCCGCGCAAGACAGCCACCGCCAAGCTCGCCGACCTGTTCCTGCAAACCACCCCCGGCACCGACCTGACGCTCGCCAACGGGCTCCTCTACCTCGCCATTGAGGAAGGGCTCGTCAACGAGGAGTACGTCGCCGCACGCACGAACGGGTTCGACGCCGTTCGGCGCGTGGCGTTGCAGTACCACCCGGCGCACGTCGAGCGGCTGACCGGCGTGGGCGAGCCGACGCTGCGAAAGCTGGTGCGATGGCTCGGTACGGCGCGGTCGGCGATGATCCTGAGCGGACGCGGGGCGGAGCAGCACACCAAGGGTGTGGACACGGTTCACGCTTTCATCAACCTGGCGCTGGCGCTCGGGCTGCCGGGGAAGCCCTCGAGCGGGTGGGGCTGCCTCACCGGCCAGGGGAACGGCCAGGGCGGCCGCGAGCACGGCCAAAAGGCCGACCAACTCCCCGGCTACCGACTAATCGAGGTCGAGGCGCATCGCCAACACATCGCCGACGTATGGGGCGTCGAGCCAG carries:
- a CDS encoding Rieske (2Fe-2S) protein, encoding MQTLALKSPGRNARAARVRLCDLDELPVGLGRAFVVAGRTVAVFRTRDGNVFATANACPHKAGPLADGMLVGHQVVCPMHAFRFTADSGECDQPNVCAVTTYLVEVEGTAVFLTLPAA
- a CDS encoding molybdopterin oxidoreductase family protein, producing the protein MTALPLAPPLSIRTHCPYCAYQCGMLVGDGSSDAPAGVQGDPHFPVNNGQLCIKGWTATTLLRHPERVTTPLVKHRGELRSASWDAALDDVADAIRRTKAEYGADAVGFFGSGALTNETAYLLGKFARVAVGTANIDYNGRYCMSSAAAGGNRAFGIDRGLPFPIDDLERADVILLVGANPADTLPPITQWFERQKKAGGRLAVIDPRKTATAKLADLFLQTTPGTDLTLANGLLYLAIEEGLVNEEYVAARTNGFDAVRRVALQYHPAHVERLTGVGEPTLRKLVRWLGTARSAMILSGRGAEQHTKGVDTVHAFINLALALGLPGKPSSGWGCLTGQGNGQGGREHGQKADQLPGYRLIEVEAHRQHIADVWGVEPDSLPRKGKSAFELLDACGPSGGIRSLFVMGSNVAVASPDLNRIDSRLSSLDHLTVCDSFLNDTTAHAHVVLPVYQWAEEEGTMTNLEGRVIRRRRVARPPTGVRGDLDVLRELAERLGHKDKFDFAAPADVFEEFRRATAGGTADYAGITYERIDREDGVFWPCPSEEHPGTPRLFTERFHHTDGRAKFFPVEHRAAGEEPDAGYPFFFTTGRYREHYNSGAQTRLVGVLAKAKPRPVLQIHPAAAGRHRIGAGSKVTLESRRGRAEFAADVTPEIRPDTLFAPFHWGGREAANRLVGGFLDPVSRMPEFKLAAVRIVGAAG